From the genome of Sphingobacterium kitahiroshimense, one region includes:
- a CDS encoding RagB/SusD family nutrient uptake outer membrane protein yields MRNKYYISGAFMLILTILMGCQKDLLNQKPDHVISEELVINSVDKLKRLLAGSYNEISNGNYLGRVLYKRSAVKSADFRFVQTIYNPRNYEQIEYRYEESGNNNGSASILWLQCYKVIGNLNLILANIDRAIGDDALRAQIKAESLALRGMVYFDLSRTFAYPWIKDKGKSQGIPLKLTPNEVVIERGTLAQTYNQILIDLLMAETLLKESVPAAGSSKYITKVGVQALMARVYLYQENWQMALHYAQKVMEVIPEEKLMGLTNYVFSDYNSESIFELSVTNDNSPGSNGLGAQFDFRAGGQGDILATQTFSDLLKEYVADPRANLLLTDKEGTKNAFVKYINRSGGSGLSIHNIPVIRLSEIVLIAAEACANGATGGEEAALRYLNMLIKRRTGDFQRDRATESGVGLLNRIAKERRKELALEGHEIYDLIRTGTALERKLTDHINTGLNSKNLNIPAISVKMIYPIPANEISASGMKQTIGY; encoded by the coding sequence ATGAGAAATAAATACTATATAAGTGGAGCTTTTATGCTGATTTTGACAATCCTTATGGGGTGTCAGAAGGACTTATTAAATCAAAAGCCGGATCATGTCATATCAGAGGAACTGGTGATCAATTCGGTAGACAAGTTAAAACGCTTGCTCGCGGGATCATATAATGAAATTTCAAATGGTAATTATTTGGGAAGAGTGCTATATAAGCGATCTGCCGTAAAAAGTGCAGATTTTAGATTCGTACAAACCATATACAATCCAAGAAATTATGAACAGATCGAATATCGTTATGAAGAAAGTGGTAATAACAACGGTAGTGCGTCGATATTATGGTTGCAATGTTATAAAGTAATCGGCAACCTCAATCTAATTTTGGCTAATATAGATCGTGCTATTGGTGATGATGCACTTCGTGCACAAATTAAAGCTGAATCTTTAGCATTACGTGGAATGGTCTATTTTGATCTTTCCAGAACATTTGCATATCCATGGATAAAGGATAAAGGAAAGTCACAGGGGATTCCATTAAAGCTTACACCAAATGAGGTGGTTATTGAAAGGGGAACCCTGGCACAGACATACAATCAGATCTTGATCGATTTACTGATGGCTGAAACTTTGCTAAAGGAGAGTGTTCCCGCAGCAGGGAGTTCCAAGTATATTACTAAAGTTGGAGTACAGGCGCTTATGGCAAGAGTATATTTGTATCAAGAGAATTGGCAGATGGCACTTCATTATGCTCAAAAAGTAATGGAAGTTATACCTGAAGAAAAACTGATGGGATTGACGAATTATGTTTTTTCAGATTATAATTCTGAATCAATATTTGAGCTAAGTGTCACAAATGATAACTCGCCGGGGAGTAATGGTTTAGGTGCTCAATTTGATTTTAGAGCAGGGGGACAGGGAGATATTTTAGCGACACAGACTTTTAGTGATTTACTGAAGGAATATGTTGCAGATCCACGTGCTAATCTACTATTGACTGATAAGGAAGGGACGAAGAATGCTTTTGTGAAATACATCAATAGAAGTGGTGGGTCTGGCTTAAGTATTCATAACATTCCTGTCATCAGGCTTTCAGAGATTGTGTTAATTGCTGCTGAGGCTTGTGCAAATGGGGCCACAGGAGGAGAAGAAGCTGCACTTCGTTATTTAAATATGTTGATTAAACGAAGAACTGGCGATTTTCAACGGGATAGGGCTACTGAAAGTGGTGTGGGGTTATTAAATAGAATTGCAAAGGAGAGACGGAAAGAATTAGCACTAGAGGGGCATGAAATCTATGATTTGATCAGAACTGGAACGGCTTTAGAAAGGAAGCTAACTGATCATATCAATACTGGACTTAATAGTAAAAATTTGAATATACCAGCTATATCTGTAAAAATGATCTATCCGATTCCGGCTAATGAAATTAGCGCTAGTGGAATGAAACAAACTATTGGTTACTAA
- a CDS encoding SusC/RagA family TonB-linked outer membrane protein — translation MPLSKSPMGLGYVLGLIITLQLINSRTLFAGVYPDQILFKQITITGAVEDAKGKPIAHVTVVEAGTVNRTQTNQYGQFSLKTNNNTPSLQFSAVGFKNKLIQVNAGHKVLVTLEEESSIIDEVVVTAYGSANKRNFTGSLQEIKADNLTKTSAVSFETSLQGNVTGLHVYTTGQPGGKSSVQIRGMGSINGIREPLYVLDGVVMNSDNNSKIGGNGAVNQINPLTSINSNDIESITVLKDAAAASLYGSRAANGVILITTKKGRKGETILSVLSQGGILSNLTKEKTISNQDFKQLWQVGQVNQYIQNNEGSDYTRIYNDSQLLQHYQSLAQKDYSSVYGHDDANSNWLDAIYRTGTTQQYSIAASGGNESTLFYASGEYLKQNGTIIKSDLERKSGRLNMENRAKSWLNFGANLSVAQSDRNSGQYDSEYVGGLNPLFMARVLPQAAPIYDKTGYQGIADLPNLIEKNANPIGVIEVGKYENKDLRLRGSAFAELVLPYSIKFKSTLGIDHQSLEETLYDNKVFGAGGGQWNGALYVAQGQRSQLMTSNILSYQNRINKHSFDILAGFEAEESKMKSINNSGYDILDNELLSSSSIGTLWSWNGQSDNYALISYFSRLNYNLSNKYFISGSIRSDGSSRFGKDSRWGNFWSVSGAWLISDENFINHNKINLLKLRGSMGTNGNLPPASYASLGFFTTAGKAYASESGLSYGQLANPNLSWELSKNIDLGLDARLFNTLDITLDYFNKKTSNLLLNIPVSSTTGFTSQLQNYGEMKNWGWEFSMKYRVIDHKDLKWDTRINGTILHNEITKLPSDLIPTYSSSNGQNPLITKVGESLNSFYLRDYAGVNHENGLASYHVLKDGRRTGELTTNAEEAGFGIFGNAVQKVQGGFLNQFNFKKFSLDVLLNYGIGGKAYDWTAFKRDDDGFLPQFTSTKAQLNPWTPLNPDSKVPIRINGNNTFSNDVSTRHLYNADYLKVRNIRLSYHLDKFRFLQGATCFIQGDNLLLWTKLDDFDPEAITNGVNLFQTPTSRSVLIGVQFKL, via the coding sequence ATGCCACTATCTAAAAGTCCTATGGGACTAGGTTATGTGCTCGGCTTGATCATTACATTGCAATTGATCAATAGTCGGACGCTATTTGCAGGAGTATATCCAGACCAGATTTTATTTAAACAGATTACGATTACTGGGGCCGTTGAGGATGCTAAGGGTAAGCCAATTGCTCATGTGACTGTAGTCGAGGCGGGAACAGTTAATCGCACTCAAACGAACCAGTACGGTCAATTTTCATTAAAAACTAATAATAATACTCCCTCATTGCAATTTTCTGCAGTTGGTTTTAAAAATAAGCTTATCCAAGTTAATGCAGGGCATAAAGTTTTGGTTACGCTAGAAGAGGAGTCGAGTATTATTGATGAAGTTGTGGTGACTGCATACGGCAGTGCCAATAAGCGTAATTTCACGGGCTCGTTACAGGAGATAAAAGCAGATAATTTAACTAAAACATCAGCGGTAAGTTTTGAGACTTCATTGCAGGGAAATGTAACAGGTCTTCATGTTTATACTACCGGTCAACCTGGTGGTAAGTCGAGTGTTCAGATTAGGGGGATGGGTTCGATTAATGGAATTAGAGAACCTCTTTATGTATTGGATGGAGTTGTTATGAACAGTGATAACAATTCAAAAATAGGAGGTAACGGTGCCGTTAATCAAATTAATCCACTTACATCTATCAATTCAAATGATATTGAAAGTATTACTGTTTTGAAAGATGCGGCCGCTGCTTCTCTGTATGGTTCAAGAGCTGCAAATGGTGTTATCTTAATCACGACAAAAAAAGGACGTAAGGGGGAAACTATTCTCAGTGTACTTTCGCAAGGCGGAATACTTTCTAATCTAACTAAAGAGAAGACTATTTCAAATCAGGACTTTAAACAGCTTTGGCAAGTTGGTCAGGTGAATCAATATATTCAAAATAATGAAGGATCGGATTATACCCGTATTTATAACGATTCACAGTTGTTACAACATTATCAATCTTTGGCTCAAAAAGATTATTCTTCCGTTTATGGTCATGATGATGCGAATTCAAACTGGTTAGATGCCATTTACAGAACAGGAACTACACAACAGTACTCTATTGCTGCAAGTGGTGGGAATGAGTCGACTCTTTTTTACGCATCGGGTGAATATCTAAAACAAAATGGTACGATTATCAAATCGGACCTCGAACGAAAATCCGGTAGGTTGAATATGGAGAATAGGGCTAAATCATGGTTAAACTTTGGAGCTAATCTATCTGTCGCTCAATCAGACCGTAATAGCGGACAGTATGATTCAGAATACGTTGGCGGATTAAATCCTTTATTTATGGCTAGGGTCTTGCCGCAGGCAGCTCCTATATATGATAAAACCGGTTATCAGGGAATAGCAGACCTACCAAATCTCATTGAAAAAAATGCTAACCCTATCGGAGTGATTGAAGTGGGAAAATATGAAAATAAAGATTTGCGGTTAAGGGGTTCAGCCTTTGCAGAATTAGTATTGCCTTATTCAATTAAATTTAAATCAACTTTAGGTATTGATCATCAAAGTCTGGAAGAGACTTTATATGATAATAAAGTATTTGGAGCTGGAGGAGGACAATGGAATGGGGCGCTTTATGTTGCTCAGGGACAGCGCTCTCAATTAATGACTTCTAATATATTGTCTTATCAAAATAGGATAAATAAGCATTCTTTTGATATTCTTGCTGGATTTGAGGCAGAGGAATCCAAAATGAAGTCCATTAACAATTCAGGATATGATATTTTGGATAATGAATTGTTGTCTTCGAGCAGTATTGGAACATTGTGGTCATGGAATGGTCAATCGGATAACTATGCTTTGATTTCTTATTTCAGTCGTTTGAATTATAATTTATCCAATAAATATTTTATTTCTGGAAGTATACGAAGTGATGGCTCATCGCGATTTGGAAAAGATTCCCGTTGGGGTAATTTTTGGTCGGTTTCGGGAGCATGGTTAATCTCTGATGAGAATTTTATTAATCATAATAAAATTAATCTTTTAAAACTTAGAGGAAGTATGGGGACTAACGGAAATCTGCCGCCAGCTTCTTATGCTTCTTTAGGTTTTTTCACGACGGCAGGTAAGGCTTATGCTTCGGAATCGGGATTGTCTTATGGACAGTTAGCTAATCCAAATTTATCTTGGGAGCTAAGTAAAAATATTGATCTGGGTTTAGATGCGCGATTGTTTAATACTTTAGATATTACATTAGATTATTTTAATAAAAAAACGAGCAATTTATTGTTAAATATACCAGTTTCTTCAACTACAGGATTCACTAGCCAATTGCAAAATTATGGCGAAATGAAGAATTGGGGTTGGGAATTTAGTATGAAATACAGAGTAATTGACCATAAGGACTTGAAGTGGGATACACGTATTAATGGGACCATCCTCCATAATGAAATTACTAAGTTACCATCTGATCTTATTCCGACCTATAGTTCATCCAACGGTCAAAATCCCCTTATTACTAAAGTTGGCGAAAGCTTAAATTCATTTTATCTAAGAGATTATGCTGGAGTAAACCATGAAAATGGTTTGGCAAGCTACCATGTTCTTAAAGATGGAAGAAGAACAGGCGAGCTGACGACAAATGCAGAGGAGGCCGGATTTGGAATTTTCGGAAACGCTGTACAAAAGGTTCAAGGAGGTTTTTTAAATCAATTTAATTTCAAAAAATTTAGTCTTGATGTATTGTTAAATTATGGAATTGGAGGCAAAGCTTATGATTGGACTGCATTTAAACGTGATGATGATGGTTTTTTACCACAGTTTACAAGCACAAAAGCTCAATTGAACCCTTGGACCCCACTTAATCCAGATTCAAAAGTACCGATACGCATTAATGGTAATAATACTTTTTCAAATGATGTGTCTACCAGACATCTATATAATGCCGATTATTTAAAGGTTAGAAATATACGGTTGAGCTATCATTTGGATAAATTTAGGTTTTTGCAAGGTGCTACCTGTTTTATTCAAGGCGATAATCTGCTTTTATGGACAAAATTAGACGATTTTGATCCTGAAGCAATTACTAATGGAGTCAATTTATTTCAAACGCCAACTTCGAGAAGTGTTTTAATAGGCGTTCAATTCAAATTATAA